From Lagopus muta isolate bLagMut1 chromosome 15, bLagMut1 primary, whole genome shotgun sequence, the proteins below share one genomic window:
- the HS3ST6 gene encoding heparan sulfate glucosamine 3-O-sulfotransferase 6 → MGCSGRLLGPVGGRRASLLLTMILFFTYFFYCLPGPCEPLPPALLLPPPAALPDGAAPTAAGDAGPALGGGSRRFPQAIIVGVKKGGTRALLEFLRVHPGVRAVGAEPHFFDRCYEKGLRWYRSLMPRTLEGQITMEKTPSYFVTKEAPRRIYNMSRDTKLIVVVRNPVTRAISDYTQTLSKNPTIPSFQDLAFKNISTGLIDTSWSAVRIGIYAKHLDNWLQYFPLSKFLFVSGERLVSDPAGEMGRVQDFLGLKRVVTDKHFYFNQTKGFPCLKKPEGSSKPRCLGKSKGRPHPKIEGQVVQRLQEFYRPFNMKFYQMTGQDFGWD, encoded by the exons ATGGGATGTAGCGGGCGGCTGCTGGGACCCGTCGGGGGACGGCGCGCCTCGCTACTCCTCACCATGATCCTCTTCTTCACCTACTTCTTCTATTGCCTGCCCGGGCCCTGCGAGCCGCTGCCGCCCGCCTtgctgctgccgccgcccgCTGCGCTCCCCGACGGCGCGGCTCCGACGGCAGCGGGCGACGCGGGCCCGGCGTTGGGCGGCGGCAGCCGGCGCTTCCCGCAAGCCATCATCGTGGGCGTGAAGAAGGGCGGGACGCGGGCGCTGCTGGAGTTCCTGCGGGTGCACCCCGGGGTGCGTGCGGTGGGCGCTGAGCCGCATTTCTTCGACAGGTGCTACGAGAAGGGGCTGCGCTGGTACAG GAGCTTGATGCCACGGACACTAGAGGGGCAGATCACAATGGAGAAGACCCCCAGCTACTTTGTCACCAAGGAGGCTCCGCGGCGCATCTACAACATGTCACGGGACACCAAGCTGATCGTGGTGGTGCGCAACCCCGTCACCCGCGCCATCTCGGACTACACGCAGACGCTTTCCAAAAACCCCACCATCCCCAGCTTCCAAGACTTGGCCTTCAAAAACATCAGCACGGGACTGATTGACACGAGCTGGAGCGCAGTCAGGATCGGGATCTACGCCAAGCACCTGGACAACTGGCTGCAGTACTTCCCCCTCTCCAAATTCCTCTTTGTCAGCGGAGAGAGGCTGGTCAGTGACCCGGCTGGGGAGATGGGCCGCGTCCAGGACTTCCTGGGTCTCAAGAGGGTGGTGACGGacaaacatttctatttcaacCAGACAAAGGGCTTTCCCTGCCTGAAGAAGCCGGAGGGCAGCAGCAAGCCCCGCTGCCTTGGCAAGTCCAAGGGGCGGCCGCACCCCAAGATCGAGGGGCAGGTGGTGCAGCGCCTGCAGGAGTTCTACAGACCCTTCAACATGAAGTTTTACCAGATGACGGGACAGGACTTTGGCTGGGACTGA